The genomic region TTCTCATTTTCAAGTCCAAGATTCTTGAGAAACTCAACAGCCTGCTTTGTCTTTGGAGTTTCAAAGGCAAAATCTTCAACAACGATTATTGAACCGTCGCCAAGCTTACCCGCTACAACACTTCTAAGGGCAACCTTCCTAACCTTTTTAGGTAAGTTGTAAGAGTAATCTCTTGGCTTTGGACCAAAAACCACTCCACCACCTACCCACTGAGGTGCACGGATAGAGCCCTGTCTTGCCCTTCCTGTGTGCTTCTGAGGCCAGGGCTTCCTTCCACCACCTCTAACTTCAGCTCTCGTCTTGGTAGAGTGGGTTCCTCTCCTGCGCTTTGCAAGCTGCCACTTAACTGTTTCCCATATAGCGTGGCTCTTTATAGGCGCATTAGCTATGTCATCACTTATAGAAACAGTCCCAACTTCCTGATTTGCAGTATTCAACACCTTAATTTCCATAGTTCACCCCTTACTTTCCTTTAACTACTACAAAGGAGCCTTTATGTCCTGGAATAGCACCTTTAACAAGAATAAGGTTTTTCTCCGGAATTACATCAACGATTTCAAGGTTCTTAACCGTAACCTGTGCATTACCATAGTGTCCTGCCATTTTCTTACCCTTGTGCACTCTGCCGGGGAATGCACAGGCACCTATTGAACCAGGACCTTCGTGGAAGTCTGAACCGTGAGACTTTCTACCACCACCAAAGCCCCATCTCTTGTGGTAACCGGCGAAACCGCGACCTTTTGATGTTCCCGTCACATCCACCTTTTCGCCAGGCTGGAAAATTTCAACGGTTATTTTGTCACCAACGTCATACTTATCAACATCATCAAATTTAACTTCTTTAAGAAATCTTACCGGCTTAATACCAGCCTTTTTAAAGTGGCCTAAAAGTGGCTTTGGAAACTTACTCTCAGCCTTGTTCTTTTCCATAAAGCCAAGCTGAAGAGCAGTATAGCCGTCTTTGTCTTCTGTCTTTTTCTGAACAACAGTACACGGACCTGCCTCTATTACAGTAACGGCAAGTGCCTTTCCGTCTTCAGTAAAAACTTGAGTCATACCAATCTTTCTACCGAGGATTCCTTTCATTGTTTCACCT from Desulfurobacterium sp. TC5-1 harbors:
- the rplC gene encoding 50S ribosomal protein L3, translating into MKGILGRKIGMTQVFTEDGKALAVTVIEAGPCTVVQKKTEDKDGYTALQLGFMEKNKAESKFPKPLLGHFKKAGIKPVRFLKEVKFDDVDKYDVGDKITVEIFQPGEKVDVTGTSKGRGFAGYHKRWGFGGGRKSHGSDFHEGPGSIGACAFPGRVHKGKKMAGHYGNAQVTVKNLEIVDVIPEKNLILVKGAIPGHKGSFVVVKGK
- the rplD gene encoding 50S ribosomal protein L4, with the protein product MEIKVLNTANQEVGTVSISDDIANAPIKSHAIWETVKWQLAKRRRGTHSTKTRAEVRGGGRKPWPQKHTGRARQGSIRAPQWVGGGVVFGPKPRDYSYNLPKKVRKVALRSVVAGKLGDGSIIVVEDFAFETPKTKQAVEFLKNLGLENEKVLIVVPELEENTWKSFRNLPNVKLLEIDGLNVYDMLCYDKCIFFKSTLPKLEERLSR